In one window of Episyrphus balteatus chromosome 3, idEpiBalt1.1, whole genome shotgun sequence DNA:
- the LOC129916387 gene encoding structural maintenance of chromosomes protein 1A, whose protein sequence is MPDEEMPTAFLKFIEMENFKSYRGHLIVGPLKEFTAVIGPNGSGKSNFMDAISFVMGEKTSSLRVKRLNDLIHGASIGKPVARSCYVTAKFIVNGDTQMDFQRCVIGGSSEYRISGETVSSNTYLSRLEKLGINVKAKNFLVFQGAVENIAMKSAKERTALFEEISGSGLLKDDYNRLKQEMNLAEEETQFTYQKKKGIAAERKEAKHEKMEADRYARLKTEYNEKQVEYQLFRLYHVEKDIEKLNTDLETKQEEIKSVEVKKEQADEVLKEKKKEAGKIGRDLAKVDQEIREVETAINKKRPLFIKAKEKVSHCQKKLTSLVKTLETAKEADNAHQCDIRNLDQKLADVEALKKRFEEEIEGESQRRGKSVHMEEGLVQEYDRLKQEAEATATQYRSNLDSVNREQKSDQDLLDSEMNRKASIDEAFKKLTLQKEEAMKRHDKLMDHIKSSQAALEEQNRIKEDLRRDVGSSKEKIAEKQRELENVRDQLGDARIDKHEDARRKKKQEVVELFKKQVPGVYDRMINMCQPTHKRYNVAVTKVLGKYMEAIIVDTEKTARHCIQILKEQMLEVETFLPLDYLQVKPLKERLRNISEPRNVKLVFDVLKFDPPEIERAVLFATNNALVCETPEDAMKVAYEIDRSRFDALALDGTFYQKSGIISGGSHDLARKAKRWDEKHMAQLKMQKEKLTEEMKELVKKSRKQSELATVESQIQGLANRLKYSMVDLESSKKSISQFDRQLKDVQGQLDEFGPKISEIERRMLKRDQRIQEIKENMNNVEDKVFAKFCRRLGVKNIRQYEERELVMQQERARKRAEFEQQIDAINTQLDFEKQKDTKKNLERWERAVQDEEDALEDLKVAEKRYLKEIEQDKEAIEKLKQGKMSKKTAVDEMEEEISKARRDVANLAKEIHSLGSQVSGIEAKIETKKNERHNLLLQSKMDCIAIPLLKGSLDDAVRQGDSETTTNGTSTSMILEKENQIEVNYNTLPRELCKLKDDSHFKKTNDSLQKDLQSKLDILERIQTPNMKAMQKLDRVTEKVASTNEEFENARRKAKKAKAAFEKVKNERAEKFIRCCNHISEAIDGIYKSLARNEAAQAYLGPDNPEEPYLDGINYNCVAPGKRFQPMSNLSGGEKTIAALALLFSIHSFQPAPFFVLDEIDAALDNTNIGKVASYIRDHTMNLQTIVISLKEEFYGHADALVGISPADGDCLISNVYLYDLTQFPDK, encoded by the exons atgcCTGATGAAGAAATGCCAACAGCATTTCTTAAATTCATAGAAATGGAAAATTTCAAGTCTTACCGTGGCCACTTGATAGTAGGACCTCTGAAAGAATTCACCGCAGTCATTGGTCCAAATGGTTCag GCAAATCAAATTTCATGGATGCTATTAGTTTTGTTATGGGTGAAAAGACTTCGAGTCTTCGTGTGAAACGTTTGAATGATCTTATTCATGGTGCGTCCATTGGCAAACCTGTGGCGCGTTCTTGTTATGTTACAGCCAAGTTTATTGTAAATGGTGACACCCAAATGGATTTTCAAAGATGTGTTATTGGTGGTTCATCTGAATATAGAATAAGTGGAGAG ACTGTTTCTAGTAATACATACTTATCGAGATTGGAGAAGTTAGGTATTAATGTGAAAGCAAAGAATTTCTTGGTGTTCCAAGGTGCTGTCGAAAATATTGCAATGAAAAGTGCAAAGGAACGAactgcattgtttgaagaaattAGTGG CTCTGGCCTTCTAAAAGACGATTATAATCGACTCAAGCAAGAAATGAATCTAGCCGAAGAGGAAACACAGTTTACTTATCAAAAGAAGAAGGGCATTGCCGCCGAACGCAAAGAAGCCAAGCATGAAAAAATGGAAGCCGATCGTTACGCACGTTTAAAGACCGAATAT aATGAAAAACAAGTAGAATATCAACTATTTCGTCTCTATCATGTcgaaaaagatattgaaaaactcAACACCGATTTGGAAACCAAACAAGAAGAAATCAAATCTGTCGAAGTGAAAAAAGAACAAGCCGATGAAGTtctcaaagaaaagaaaaaagaagctGGCAAAATAGGTCGTGATTTGGCCAAAGTCGATCAAGAAATTCGTGAAGTTGAAACTGCAATTAACAAGAAACGACCACTTTTTATCAAAGCTAAAGAAAAAGTATCCCATTGTCAAAAGAAACTAACATCATTGGTCAAGACACTCGAAACTGCAAAAGAAGCCGACAATGCTCATCAATGTGACATCAGAAATTTGGACCAAAAACTAGCAGATGTAGAGGCATTGAAGAAACGTTTCGAAGAAGAAATCGAAGGAGAATCACAGCGACGTGGCAAGAGTGTTCACATGGAAGAAGGTCTCGTCCAAGAGTATGATCGCCTTAAACAAGAAGCTGAAGCAACAGCCACACAATACCGTTCCAATCTAGATTCGGTTAACCGTGAGCAAAAATCTGACCAAGATTTACTTGATAGTGAAATGAATCGCAAAGCATCCATCGATGAGGCATTTAAAAAGCTAACTCTACAAAAAGAAGAAGCTATGAAACGTCATGATAAGCTTATGGATCATATTAAGTCCAGTCAGGCAGCTCTTGAAGAACAAAATCGTATAAAAGAAGATTTGAGACGTGATGTTGGCTcatcaaaggaaaaaatcgcGGAAAAGCAGCGTGAACTCGAAAATGTTCGGGACCAATTGGGTGATGCTAGAATCGATAAACACGAAGATGCTCGCCGAAAGAAGAAACAAGAAGTCGTCGAGCTATTTAAGAAACAAGTCCCCGGAGTGTACGATCGTATGATAAACATGTGTCAGCCAACACACAAACGCTATAACGTTGCTGTTACAAAAGTGCTGGGAAAATACATGGAAGCCATTATTGTTGATACTGAGAAGACAGCTCGTCATTGCATTCAGATTCTGAAAGAGCAAATGTTGGAAGTAGAAACTTTCCTTCCACTTGATTATTTGCAAGTTAAACCTTTGAAGGAACGATTGAGAAATATCTCAGAACCACGCAACGTTAAACtcgtttttgatgtgctgaagtTCGATCCACCAGAGATTGAACGAGCTGTCCTTTTTGCAACTAACAACGCTCTGGTTTGTGAAACCCCTGAAGATGCCATGAAAGTTGCCTACGAAATCGATCGCAGTCGATTTGATGCTCTTGCATTGGATGGAACCTTTTATCAGAAATCTGGTATCATTTCTGGTGGCAGTCATGATTTGGCTCGCAAAGCTAAGCGATGGGATGAAAAGCATATGGCTCAGttgaaaatgcaaaaagaaAAACTCACCGAAGAAATGAAGGAGTTGGTAAAGAAGTCAAGGAAACAGAGTGAACTGGCAACCGTTGAAAGCCAAATTCAG GGTTTGGCAAACCGGCTCAAATACAGTATGGTCGATTTAGAATCGTCCAAGAAATCCATTTCACAATTCGATCGGCAATTGAAAGATGTTCAAGGTCAACTTGATGAATTCGGg CCAAAAATCAGTGAAATCGAACGCCGAATGTTAAAGCGCGATCAACGCATTCAAGAaatcaaagaaaacatgaataaTGTCGAAGATAAGGTCTTTGCTAAATTCTGTCGCCGTTTGGGTGTCAAAAATATTCGACAATATGAAGAAAGAGAATTGGTTATGCAACAGGAGCGTGCTAGAAAGAGGGCTGAATTTGAACAGCAAATCGATGCAATTAACACGCAACTCGATTTCGAAAAACAAAAGGATACAAAAA AAAACTTGGAACGTTGGGAAAGAGCTGTTCAGGATGAAGAGGATGCTCTTGAAGACCTAAAAGTTGCTGAAAAACGTTACTTGAAAGAAATTGAACAAGATAAAGAAGCtattgaaaaacttaaacaagGGAAAATGAGTAAAAAGACTGCAGTTGATGAAATGGAAGAAGAAATTTCAAag gcTCGTCGTGATGTCGCAAATTTGGCAAAAGAAATCCATTCTCTTGGCAGTCAGGTGTCGGGAATTGaagcaaaaattgaaactaagaAAAATGAGAGACATAATTTGTTGTTGCAATCAAAg ATGGATTGTATAGCAATTCCGCTACTAAAAGGATCTCTTGATGATGCAGTTCGCCAAGGTGATTCGGAAACTACAACCAACGGAACGTCAACATCTATGAttcttgaaaaagaaaatca AATCGAAGTTAACTACAACACTTTACCGCGGGAATTATGCAAACTCAAAGATGATTCACATTTCAAAAAGACCAACGATTCATTGCAAAAAGATTTACAATCTAAACTTGACATTCTGGAGCGTATTCAAACGCCTAACATGAAAGCAATGCAGAAGCTCGATCGTGTTACTGAAAAAGTTGCATCAACCAATGAAGAATTTGAGAATGCCCGACGAAAAGCAAAGAAAGCTAAAGCAGCATTTGAAAAGGTTAAAAATGAACGTGCTGAAAAATTTATTCGTTGTTGCAATCACATTTCAGAGGCAATAGATGGCATTTATAAGTCCTTAGCAAGAAATGAAGCCGCTCAGGCTTATTTGGGTCCTGACAATCCAGAAGAACCATATTTAGAtggaataaattataattgtgttGCACCAGGAAAACGTTTTCAGCCGATGAGTAATTTGAGTGGTGGTGAGAAAACTATTGCTGCGTTGGCGTTGTTATTTTCCATTCATAG TTTCCAACCTGCTCCATTTTTTGTACTCGACGAGATTGATGCTGCTTTGGATAATACAAATATTGGAAAAGTTGCATCTTACATAAGAGATCATACAATGAACCTTCAAACTATTGTCATTTCGCTCAAAGAAGAATTTTATGGACATGCTGATGCTTTGGTGGGAATTTCACCagct GATGGTGACTGTTTAATTTCCAACGTTTATCTTTATGACTTGACACAATTTCCAGACAAATAA
- the LOC129916388 gene encoding short-chain specific acyl-CoA dehydrogenase, mitochondrial-like yields the protein MMLVPLKYPSKLGQRALELRRNIACLSALSETHQILQKTIRDFADHELAPKAAKFDREHLYPVEEVKKMGQLGLMAIDVPQKYGGSGLDTLAYAIAMEEISRGCASAGLIMSGHNSLYLGPILAFGNEKQKKEYIEPYTTGEKIGFFAVSEPGSGSDVGALTTTAILKGDRYILNGTKAWISNGLEGEMGVLLAKTSKDLKHEGLSAFIVSKDIKGLTVGKKDDKLGIRGTSTCQLIFEDYEIPKENLLGKESYGFEIAMKSLDSGRIGIAGQAIGIAQASLELAVDYSKTRIAFGKPISQFQIVQQKIADMAIRVETARLLTWRAAWLKDNDKSFSKEAAMAKLAASETATFCSHQAIQILGAMGFVTEMAAERHYRDARITEIYEGTSEIQKLLIGHCVFKELSA from the exons ATGATGTTGGTGCCTCTAAAATACCCTTCGAAATTAG GCCAACGAGCACTAGAGCTAAGACGGAACATTGCTTGTTTATCAGCATTATCAGAGACACATCAAATACTTCAAAAGACTATCAGAGACTTTGCTGACCATGAACTTGCACCAAAGGCAGCTAAATTTGATAGAGAACACTTATACCCTGTGGAAGAGGTAAAGAAAATGGGCCAACTCGGTTTGATGGCTATTGATGTGCCAcaaaaatatg GTGGTAGTGGTTTGGACACTCTTGCTTATGCTATTGCCATGGAAGAAATTTCAAGGGGATGTGCTTCAGCTGGCCTTATTATGTCTGGTCATAATTCACTATACCTTGGCCCGATTCTGGCTTTTggtaatgaaaaacaaaagaaagaatATATTGAACCATATACCACAGGTGAAAAAATCGGTTTCTTTGCTGTCTCCGAACCTGGAAGTGGTTCTGATGTCGGAGCACTCACTACCACGGCTATTCTTAAGGGAGATCGATATATACTAAATGGAACAAAAGCATGGATTAGTAATGGACTAGAGGGTGAAATGGGTGTATTATTGGCAAAAACTTCAAAAGATCTGAAACACGAAGGCCTGTCTGCATTTATTGTTTCCAAGGACATTAAAGGACTCACTGTTGGAAAAAAGGACGATAAACTTGGTATCCGTGGAACGTCAACCTGTCAACTGATCTTTGAAGATTATGAAATCCCCAAAGAGAATCTATTAGGCAAAGAAAGTTATGGTTTCGAGATTGCAATGAAAAGTCTTGATAGTGGACGAATTGGAATCGCTGGACAAGCGATCGGCATTGCACAGGCATCACTTGAACTTGCTGTTGATTATTCTAAGACACGAATCGCCTTTGGAAAACCCATTTCACAATTTCAAAttgttcaacaaaaaattgctGATATGGCCATTAGAGTTGAAACGGCAAGGCTTTTGACGTGGCGTGCAGCCTGGTTGAAGGATAATGATAAATCCTTTTCTAAAGAAGCTGCAATGGCTAAGTTAGCTGCTTCAGAAACGGCAACTTTCTGCTCACATCAAGCTATTCAAATTCTTGGTGCTATGggttttgttacagaaatggcTGCAGAACGACATTATCGTGATGCTAGAATAACAGAAATTTATGAAGGGACTTCGGAAATTCAGAAATTGCTTATAGGGCATTGTGTGTTCAAGGAATTAAGTgcataa